One segment of Balaenoptera ricei isolate mBalRic1 chromosome 8, mBalRic1.hap2, whole genome shotgun sequence DNA contains the following:
- the IGF2 gene encoding insulin-like growth factor II isoform X3, translating to MVSPDPQIIVVAPGAEPESTQVQRTEDGGTIIRIFWVGPKGELLRYTPVSPVMQTPMGIRVGKSMLVLLAFLAFASCCYAAYRPSETLCGGELVDTLQFVCGDRGFYFRLPGRPASRVNRRSRGIVEECCFRSCDLALLETYCATPAKSERDVSTPPTVLPDNFPRYPVGKFFQYDTWKQSAQRLRRGLPALLRARRGRTLAKELEVFREAKRHRPLIALPTQDPAAHGGASLEASGHRK from the exons ATGGTTTCCCCAGACCCCCAAATTATCGTGGTGGCCCCTGGGGCTGAACCCGAGTCTACGCAAGTCCAACGCACTGAGGACGGGGGAACTATTATCCGGATATTTTGGGTGGGCCCCAAAGGCGAGCTGCTTAGATACACCCCGGTGAGCCCGGTCATGCAG ACACCAATGGGGATCCGAGTGGGAAAGTCGATGCTGGTGCTGCTCGCCTTCTTGGCCTTCGCCTCGTGCTGCTATGCTGCTTACCGCCCCAGTGAGACTCTGTGCGGCGGGGAGCTGGTGGACACCCTCCAGTTTGTCTGCGGGGACCGCGGCTTCTACTTCA GACTTCCAGGCAGGCCGGCAAGCCGCGTGAACCGCCGCAGCCGTGGCATCGTGGAAGAGTGCTGCTTCCGCAGCTGCGACCTGGCCCTGCTGGAGACCTACTGCGCCACCCCCGCCAAGTCCGAGAGGGACGTGTCGACCCCTCCGACCGTGCTTCCG GACAACTTCCCCAGATACCCCGTGGGCAAATTCTTCCAATATGACACCTGGAAGCAGTCCGCCCAACGCCTGCGCAGGGGCCTGCCTGCCCTCCTGCGAGCCCGCCGGGGTCGCACGCTCGCCAAGGAGCTGGAGGTGTTCAGAGAGGCCAAGCGTCACCGTCCCCTGATCGCCCTGCCCACCCAGGACCCCGCCGCCCACGGGGGCGCCTCTCTTGAGGCGTCCGGCCATCGGAAGTGA
- the IGF2 gene encoding insulin-like growth factor II isoform X4: MVSPDPQIIVVAPGAEPESTQVQRTEDGGTIIRIFWVGPKGELLRYTPVSPVMQTPMGIRVGKSMLVLLAFLAFASCCYAAYRPSETLCGGELVDTLQFVCGDRGFYFSRPASRVNRRSRGIVEECCFRSCDLALLETYCATPAKSERDVSTPPTVLPDNFPRYPVGKFFQYDTWKQSAQRLRRGLPALLRARRGRTLAKELEVFREAKRHRPLIALPTQDPAAHGGASLEASGHRK; encoded by the exons ATGGTTTCCCCAGACCCCCAAATTATCGTGGTGGCCCCTGGGGCTGAACCCGAGTCTACGCAAGTCCAACGCACTGAGGACGGGGGAACTATTATCCGGATATTTTGGGTGGGCCCCAAAGGCGAGCTGCTTAGATACACCCCGGTGAGCCCGGTCATGCAG ACACCAATGGGGATCCGAGTGGGAAAGTCGATGCTGGTGCTGCTCGCCTTCTTGGCCTTCGCCTCGTGCTGCTATGCTGCTTACCGCCCCAGTGAGACTCTGTGCGGCGGGGAGCTGGTGGACACCCTCCAGTTTGTCTGCGGGGACCGCGGCTTCTACTTCA GCAGGCCGGCAAGCCGCGTGAACCGCCGCAGCCGTGGCATCGTGGAAGAGTGCTGCTTCCGCAGCTGCGACCTGGCCCTGCTGGAGACCTACTGCGCCACCCCCGCCAAGTCCGAGAGGGACGTGTCGACCCCTCCGACCGTGCTTCCG GACAACTTCCCCAGATACCCCGTGGGCAAATTCTTCCAATATGACACCTGGAAGCAGTCCGCCCAACGCCTGCGCAGGGGCCTGCCTGCCCTCCTGCGAGCCCGCCGGGGTCGCACGCTCGCCAAGGAGCTGGAGGTGTTCAGAGAGGCCAAGCGTCACCGTCCCCTGATCGCCCTGCCCACCCAGGACCCCGCCGCCCACGGGGGCGCCTCTCTTGAGGCGTCCGGCCATCGGAAGTGA
- the IGF2 gene encoding insulin-like growth factor II isoform X2 encodes MGIRVGKSMLVLLAFLAFASCCYAAYRPSETLCGGELVDTLQFVCGDRGFYFSRPASRVNRRSRGIVEECCFRSCDLALLETYCATPAKSERDVSTPPTVLPDNFPRYPVGKFFQYDTWKQSAQRLRRGLPALLRARRGRTLAKELEVFREAKRHRPLIALPTQDPAAHGGASLEASGHRK; translated from the exons ATGGGGATCCGAGTGGGAAAGTCGATGCTGGTGCTGCTCGCCTTCTTGGCCTTCGCCTCGTGCTGCTATGCTGCTTACCGCCCCAGTGAGACTCTGTGCGGCGGGGAGCTGGTGGACACCCTCCAGTTTGTCTGCGGGGACCGCGGCTTCTACTTCA GCAGGCCGGCAAGCCGCGTGAACCGCCGCAGCCGTGGCATCGTGGAAGAGTGCTGCTTCCGCAGCTGCGACCTGGCCCTGCTGGAGACCTACTGCGCCACCCCCGCCAAGTCCGAGAGGGACGTGTCGACCCCTCCGACCGTGCTTCCG GACAACTTCCCCAGATACCCCGTGGGCAAATTCTTCCAATATGACACCTGGAAGCAGTCCGCCCAACGCCTGCGCAGGGGCCTGCCTGCCCTCCTGCGAGCCCGCCGGGGTCGCACGCTCGCCAAGGAGCTGGAGGTGTTCAGAGAGGCCAAGCGTCACCGTCCCCTGATCGCCCTGCCCACCCAGGACCCCGCCGCCCACGGGGGCGCCTCTCTTGAGGCGTCCGGCCATCGGAAGTGA
- the IGF2 gene encoding insulin-like growth factor II isoform X1 produces MGIRVGKSMLVLLAFLAFASCCYAAYRPSETLCGGELVDTLQFVCGDRGFYFRLPGRPASRVNRRSRGIVEECCFRSCDLALLETYCATPAKSERDVSTPPTVLPDNFPRYPVGKFFQYDTWKQSAQRLRRGLPALLRARRGRTLAKELEVFREAKRHRPLIALPTQDPAAHGGASLEASGHRK; encoded by the exons ATGGGGATCCGAGTGGGAAAGTCGATGCTGGTGCTGCTCGCCTTCTTGGCCTTCGCCTCGTGCTGCTATGCTGCTTACCGCCCCAGTGAGACTCTGTGCGGCGGGGAGCTGGTGGACACCCTCCAGTTTGTCTGCGGGGACCGCGGCTTCTACTTCA GACTTCCAGGCAGGCCGGCAAGCCGCGTGAACCGCCGCAGCCGTGGCATCGTGGAAGAGTGCTGCTTCCGCAGCTGCGACCTGGCCCTGCTGGAGACCTACTGCGCCACCCCCGCCAAGTCCGAGAGGGACGTGTCGACCCCTCCGACCGTGCTTCCG GACAACTTCCCCAGATACCCCGTGGGCAAATTCTTCCAATATGACACCTGGAAGCAGTCCGCCCAACGCCTGCGCAGGGGCCTGCCTGCCCTCCTGCGAGCCCGCCGGGGTCGCACGCTCGCCAAGGAGCTGGAGGTGTTCAGAGAGGCCAAGCGTCACCGTCCCCTGATCGCCCTGCCCACCCAGGACCCCGCCGCCCACGGGGGCGCCTCTCTTGAGGCGTCCGGCCATCGGAAGTGA